The sequence below is a genomic window from Gammaproteobacteria bacterium.
GGCGCGCACCACCGGCGCGCACCCGGTCGGCTGAACCGAGAACATCTTCGGGCGCTCGCTCCCGATCCAGCCCATCCGCTTCATCTCGTCGAACGCCTTCCACATCCCGATGAGGCCGGTGCCGCCGCCCGTCGGGTAGATCACGGCGTCCGGCAGCCGGAACCCGAGTTGTTCGAAGAGCTCGTACCCCATCGTCTTCTTGCCCTCCACGCGGTAGGGTTCCTTCAACGTGGAGAGATCCCACCAGCCCATGTAGTCCGCCCCCTCGCGCACGACCTTGCCGCAGTCGGTGATGAGGCCGTCCATCAGCACCAGGTCGGCGCCCAATCCCTGGATTTCCTCCACGATGGTGGCCGGGGTGTCGTTGGGCGCGACGATGTGAACCGGCAGCCCGCCCGCGGCTCCGTACGCGGCCGCAGCGCTGCCCGCGTTGCCCGCCGTGGGAATGGCCAGCTCCTTCGCCCCCAACTCCTTCGCGCGCGATACGGCCAGGCACAGCCCGCGGTCCTTGAAGCTGCCGGTGGGGTTCATGCCTTCGTTCTTCACCCAGAGGCGGCGCATGCCGTAGCGCTTCGCGAGGCGCGGTGCGTCCGTGAGCGGCGTCCAGCCCTCTCCGAGGGACAGCTGGCATTCGGGAACCCGTACCGGCAGCACCTCCTCGTAGCGCCAGAGATCGGGCCGCCGTCCCTCCAGATCACCCGGGCGGAAGTGGCGCCGGATGGTGTCCAGGTCGTAGCGGGCGAACAGCGGTCTACCGGCGGGCGAGAGCCCCATCAGCTGCTCGCTGTCGAAGGTCTCGCCTGTCCAGGTGCACTCCAGATGGGTGGCGCCGCGCGCCTTCCACGGAATCGCGTTCATTTGCGTGGCTTATCCGGGGCTTTAGGCTTGTTCAAGATGCGGCGCAAGGTTACAGGCAACCAACTGGCGCCGCAACTCATCCAACAGACGTAGTTCGGGACGCCGGAACCGGTCTGGATACAACCCGAATGAGTCGAGCACAGAGGACAATCGCGCTTCGCGACGAGCGGGTACCGACGGATGAAGGGATGAACGAATCCCGGCTGATCCGCAGGGCGAGCGAAGGTGACGCTCGGGCGGTGCGGTCGCTGTACGACCGCTACAGCCCCCGCGTGTATGCCGTGGTGCGCAGAATCGCCGGGGACGACCATA
It includes:
- a CDS encoding threonine synthase, whose product is MNAIPWKARGATHLECTWTGETFDSEQLMGLSPAGRPLFARYDLDTIRRHFRPGDLEGRRPDLWRYEEVLPVRVPECQLSLGEGWTPLTDAPRLAKRYGMRRLWVKNEGMNPTGSFKDRGLCLAVSRAKELGAKELAIPTAGNAGSAAAAYGAAGGLPVHIVAPNDTPATIVEEIQGLGADLVLMDGLITDCGKVVREGADYMGWWDLSTLKEPYRVEGKKTMGYELFEQLGFRLPDAVIYPTGGGTGLIGMWKAFDEMKRMGWIGSERPKMFSVQPTGCAPVVRAWQDGTEAARFWDDAETYAAGLRVPAAVGDFLMLRAIRESGGGAVAIEDAAMAEAVRAMGECTGIFACPEGGAVLAAVPELKEMGLLSEDDETVLFNTGSGLKYVGMTPVESG